CGGCCGCGACCTTGAGTTGATCCCACCCAGGCGTTTCGCTGAACAACGCGTAGAGGCCTTCGGCGAGCAGGTCACCGAACTCCTCGCGGGCAGCTCGGCCGGAGTCCGCGAAGGGGTCGTACTCGTCCTGCTGCGCTTTCCCGATCATAGGGAGGGAGCGCGAGGCGGCCTGCTGCGCGAAGAAGAACCAGTCCTCGTTGTAGACATCGGGAAAGAACGACACGGCCGGATGCTGCGTGTTCACACCCAGCACAGCGCCGCTCACGAACACGTCCTGCCGAAGCCCCGCGAGCCGTCGTGCGTGACACACGACCGAGTTGTCCGGGTAGGCGACGCTGGCCATCGCCGCGACGGGATGACGATCCAGAGAACCGGAGAAGCGCGAGATGTCGCGTGGACTGAGCTGATGGATGTCGTCGTCGACAAAGAGGATCTTCTTCCAGCCCTGCAGCCGGGCCAGGACCAGGCCGAGGTTGCGTTTCACGCTTAGGTCGCTGGAACGATCGGCACTGAGCTCGCGGAAGTCGTCGCGGGAAGTCTCAGGGTGATGCCCGGGCAGTTGATACCCGTCGAGTATGTCGACGACGAGTGCCCGCGCCCCGAGGCTGGCCTCGACTCTTTCCGCCACTCTTTCCGCTTTCGCATGCCGGCTACACAACACGACCAGCGGCACCGACAACATCGCGGACAGGTCGATCAGCCGTTGCAGATTCGGCCGGGACGCCGGTACGACGATCGCATCCAACCTGCTGTTCGTCGGCGACGGAGCACAGGCCGACACATCGCGCAGAAGTGAGGCGTGCGACGCCACATGTTTGGTGCCGTTGCTCATGCGGGGGACGCCTTGTCGGTCGGAGACCACTCGTAGAGCCGGTTCGAGTCGGTCTCGAGATCGGGTGAGAGTGCGTCGCCGTTCAGGACCGGCACCCGCAGCAGCAACGCGAACTCGCCACCGGGGAAACGGTTGGCCAGGAAGGCTTCGTTACGCTCCCGGAGGGCGATGTCGGTAAGCGCTAGCACCGCACCGACGACGCCACGACTGTGAATGCCGTTGCAGACGGTGAGAGTTTGGCTGTGATTGTAAGGATTCCGCACCCTGGCCAGCAGCGCGACGTCTTCGATCAGTTCGCGGCCGCTGTCCGACGCGTCGTCCCACACCGGCCGGTACTCGCGCCGATCAGCCCCGCTGGTTCGGAAGATCTCGCCGGTTTTCAGATCGTCGACCTCGACCTGGGACACCGGCATCTCGCGCAGAGTCTTGAGGATCCGCTTCATGACCCGGTTCCAGCCGACGCCCCCCAGCACCACCAAATGGCCGGACAGATCGTCCGCCACAACCTCCGAAGGCAACCGATGCACGACGTTCGCGGTGGGGTTGCATGCGCGAATGTGCCCCCACAGCTCGATCAGGGCGTCCAGATCGGCGTACCGGAACATTCGTGTGTAGTTCGGGTTCTTCTCGTTCGCCATCGGAGGCCGCTCGGCCAGCGGTGCCTCGGGGCAGATGATCGTGATCGGATCGCTGTCGAAGGTCCACGTCGAGAGCTCGCTGCTCGAGGATTCGCGGGCACTGCTCGGTCCATGGACCGCCTCGCGCAGTGCGACGAGCTCCTCGT
The Kribbella italica DNA segment above includes these coding regions:
- a CDS encoding XRE family transcriptional regulator, translated to MAVATISSWESRRDPKLPPAERLHSYALFFCSDRSTTTPAYLVPEDELTSDERGRFQDLHEELVALREAVHGPSSARESSSSELSTWTFDSDPITIICPEAPLAERPPMANEKNPNYTRMFRYADLDALIELWGHIRACNPTANVVHRLPSEVVADDLSGHLVVLGGVGWNRVMKRILKTLREMPVSQVEVDDLKTGEIFRTSGADRREYRPVWDDASDSGRELIEDVALLARVRNPYNHSQTLTVCNGIHSRGVVGAVLALTDIALRERNEAFLANRFPGGEFALLLRVPVLNGDALSPDLETDSNRLYEWSPTDKASPA